One Scomber scombrus chromosome 1, fScoSco1.1, whole genome shotgun sequence DNA segment encodes these proteins:
- the LOC133979043 gene encoding serine/threonine-protein kinase Nek1-like encodes MDKYETVKKIGQGAFGTTILVKSKEDGHQYVIKEIHGISRIFTEEKQKAQQEVEVLSNLSHPNIVQYKKSFEDKGCLYIVMDYCEGGDLSMKIKSQEGKLLSEEQILDWFVQICLALKHIHDRNIIHRDIKPQNIFLTKDGTVQLGEFGIARVLNSTGELATTCIGTPLYLSPEICENKPYDNKSDIWAVGCVLYEMCSLKPAFKGGNMVEQCLKVSSGSYSPVSDHYSQELRSLLAQLLKRDPEERPSVSSILYRPFLCCRIQKFLTPQIIAQEFDPEERKILGSAALLKLTAAANTLMVLKRRPVYLHSIAQPASTTRMFVTEN; translated from the exons ATGGATAAGTATGAAACGGTGAAGAAAATTGGGCAAGGTGCATTTGGAACAACCATCCTTGTCAAATCCAAAGAGGATGGACACCAATATGTCATTAAGGAGATACATGGCATATCTAGA ATATTTACTGAAGAGAAGCAGAAAGCTCAACAAGAAGTTGAAGTCCTTTCCAACCTGAGTCATCCCAACATTGTCCAGTATAAGAAATCTTTTGAAG ACAAAGGCTGTCTGTATATTGTGATGGACTACTGTGAAGGTGGAGACCTCTCCATGAAGATCAAATCTCAGGAAGGAAAACTTTTGTCAGAAGAACAA ATCCTGGACTGGTTTGTGCAGATTTGTTTGGCACTAAAACACATCCATGATAGAAACATCATCCACAGGGACATTAAACCACAG AACATATTTTTGACTAAAGATGGGACTGTACAGCTTGGGGAGTTTGGAATTGCAAGAGTGCTGAACAG CACTGGAGAACTGGCAACAACATGCATAGGAACACCACTTTATCTATCACCAGAGATCTGTGAGAACAAACCATACGACAACAAAAG TGATATTTGGGCCGTAGGTTGTGtcctgtatgaaatgtgctctcTAAAGCCTGCA tTTAAGGGTGGTAATATGGTGGAACAATGTCTGAAGGTCAGCAGTGGTTCATACTCTCCAGTGTCTGATCACTACTCCCAAGAACTGCGCTCTCTCTTGGCTCAGCTGTTGAAACGTGACCCTGAAGAGAGACCCTCAGTCAGCAGCATACTGTACAGacctttcctctgctgcaggatACAGAAGTTCCTCACACCACAG ATCATTGCTCAGGAATTTGACCCTGAAGAGAGAAAGATTCTGGGGTCAGCAG ctCTCCTTAAACTGACAGCTGCGGCCAACACGCTGATGGTTCTGAAGAGGCGTCCTGTGTATCTGCACTCGATTGCTCAGCCTGCCTCAACTACCCGGATGTTTGTCACAgaaaattga